A genomic stretch from Sulfobacillus thermosulfidooxidans includes:
- a CDS encoding cytochrome b N-terminal domain-containing protein: protein MANWTTFARKTSAAVLSVDTWLPETMPEYAQGFMYMLGSLTASSFVVLILSGVILAANGPASWSYNGPMRFVAATHFWAVQAFFFFMMLHLWRVFFTGAWRGGRHETWLLGALAMLIAIPTAFTGFLINGDFYSQWNAVQAKDGLNALGLGWINLPNAGQMVGMHLVVLPLTLSVIIFGHIVRVRMKGVVPPYPEHSAAHVKEGQ from the coding sequence ATGGCGAACTGGACAACCTTTGCTCGCAAAACAAGTGCAGCGGTATTATCTGTAGATACCTGGTTGCCGGAGACAATGCCTGAATATGCTCAAGGTTTTATGTACATGTTAGGGTCTTTAACAGCATCAAGTTTTGTTGTTTTAATTCTTTCCGGTGTGATTTTGGCCGCTAATGGCCCGGCCAGCTGGTCTTATAATGGACCAATGCGATTTGTGGCTGCAACCCATTTCTGGGCGGTTCAAGCGTTTTTCTTTTTCATGATGCTGCATTTATGGCGGGTGTTCTTTACCGGAGCATGGCGGGGCGGCCGGCATGAAACGTGGTTATTAGGCGCATTGGCTATGTTAATTGCTATCCCGACAGCTTTCACCGGATTTTTGATTAATGGAGATTTTTACTCGCAGTGGAATGCGGTGCAAGCGAAAGATGGTTTGAATGCTCTGGGACTTGGGTGGATTAACTTGCCCAATGCCGGGCAAATGGTTGGGATGCATTTAGTGGTTTTGCCCTTAACGCTTAGCGTCATCATTTTTGGTCATATTGTACGGGTTCGGATGAAAGGGGTCGTGCCACCATATCCGGAACACAGCGCGGCCCATGTAAAGGAGGGACAATAA
- a CDS encoding L,D-transpeptidase family protein, translating to MLESRTAKHKTHHGWHYLWTVPLIAAGVILYGFWPRASVTASANALANLSLNGNLASAIAMGPHGQKVKLTAKNGQLWPLSSMEAGVPYTIRLQITGPSWWPFGPTTISKTVVTPQDPIVTAKELTVIPGHPIALSLSSPASILHIIMNDRQRAIIRSTVPQSIYSIHSPGTAPGEQGTLTVQTQARAWESVSTPKTLSWRTPNWLKVVASPNVNLPIGLTQPLTLTFSHAIEQSHLSPKISPQIAGQWIWKSPTTEQFIPASAWGYGPDQVVNVTIPGGPQGYHSAQGAYFPNNVTISWSTAPGSTLRLQELLAKLGYLPLKWIPNTPVPDTLPAQIAAMMNAPSGQFQWQYSNTPATLQSFWVPGQYTVMVKGAVMNFERVHNLPVDGIAGPQVWKDLIQADLGDQMNPDGYSYVYVSENLPETLTLWHNGQIVLKSLANTGIPQSPTYIGTYPVYQRYLSQTMQGVNPNGVPYYDPGVPYVNYFKGGDAVHGFPRAKYGFPQSLGCVELPIPIAAKVWPYLHYGTLVTVAPPTSQSSSSSAAAS from the coding sequence ATGCTTGAAAGTCGAACAGCAAAACACAAGACGCATCATGGATGGCATTATTTATGGACTGTTCCCTTAATCGCAGCGGGAGTGATTCTCTATGGGTTCTGGCCAAGAGCCAGTGTTACGGCCAGTGCCAATGCTCTGGCTAATTTATCGTTAAATGGAAACCTTGCTTCAGCCATTGCAATGGGCCCTCATGGCCAAAAAGTCAAATTGACAGCTAAAAATGGTCAATTATGGCCTCTATCATCAATGGAAGCAGGAGTTCCTTATACGATTCGTTTGCAGATTACTGGACCATCCTGGTGGCCTTTCGGTCCCACAACGATCTCAAAAACTGTGGTCACACCGCAAGATCCTATTGTTACGGCTAAGGAGCTCACGGTAATTCCTGGCCACCCTATTGCCCTATCCTTATCATCGCCTGCATCCATCTTGCATATCATTATGAACGATCGTCAACGAGCCATTATTCGCTCAACCGTCCCTCAATCAATTTATTCGATCCATAGCCCCGGAACTGCTCCAGGAGAACAAGGCACATTGACTGTTCAGACGCAAGCAAGGGCGTGGGAAAGTGTCTCAACCCCCAAAACACTGAGTTGGCGAACACCCAATTGGCTCAAGGTCGTCGCTTCTCCCAATGTCAATCTTCCCATTGGCCTGACGCAACCTTTAACCTTGACCTTTTCACACGCTATCGAACAAAGTCACCTGAGTCCCAAAATTAGTCCTCAAATTGCAGGCCAATGGATTTGGAAAAGTCCCACCACTGAGCAATTTATTCCCGCATCAGCATGGGGGTATGGACCAGATCAAGTCGTGAACGTCACCATCCCCGGCGGGCCACAAGGTTATCATAGTGCCCAGGGAGCCTATTTTCCTAATAACGTAACCATTTCATGGTCAACAGCTCCAGGTTCAACCTTGCGACTTCAGGAATTATTAGCCAAGCTGGGCTACCTTCCGTTAAAATGGATTCCTAATACCCCGGTGCCTGATACATTACCGGCTCAAATAGCGGCCATGATGAATGCTCCCTCTGGCCAATTTCAATGGCAATACTCGAATACGCCAGCCACACTTCAATCATTTTGGGTACCAGGGCAATATACGGTGATGGTCAAAGGAGCAGTTATGAATTTTGAACGGGTTCATAATCTACCAGTCGACGGAATCGCAGGACCTCAAGTGTGGAAAGATCTTATTCAGGCCGATTTGGGCGATCAAATGAATCCCGATGGATATTCATATGTCTATGTCTCAGAAAACCTTCCCGAAACCTTGACATTATGGCATAACGGTCAAATTGTTCTTAAGTCATTGGCCAACACGGGAATCCCTCAGTCGCCCACGTATATTGGGACCTATCCCGTTTATCAGCGTTATTTATCCCAAACCATGCAAGGTGTCAATCCTAATGGGGTGCCCTATTACGATCCTGGTGTACCCTATGTCAATTATTTCAAAGGTGGTGACGCCGTCCATGGATTTCCTCGGGCAAAATATGGATTCCCTCAAAGTTTGGGATGTGTCGAACTTCCGATTCCTATAGCGGCTAAAGTCTGGCCATATTTGCATTACGGCACTCTGGTCACGGTGGCCCCACCGACGTCCCAGTCCTCTTCGTCCTCTGCTGCCGCTAGTTAA
- a CDS encoding class I SAM-dependent methyltransferase, which produces MQSVAKTHTSTRHHSSRRSSHVWPWHEWALKHMEPAKAASILDLGCGKGHMARSLISEMGPYGEIVAVDPSPELLHEAENRSQSDMERRIQWMMGTHHHVFYPDNSFDRILTEFILDAYYADDILQEVQRLICDRGRVVFLCYGTPTNHLARLARRLWHWIVSYHRFVGLPSRNFLNNPIDIQQLTRLLPSYNFQIISWQQWLGGFIYGLTVEYHEPSTTMKIDQSPTRIQ; this is translated from the coding sequence ATGCAAAGCGTCGCAAAAACTCATACGTCTACTCGGCACCATTCGTCGCGGCGCTCTTCGCACGTCTGGCCATGGCATGAGTGGGCATTAAAACATATGGAACCAGCCAAAGCCGCTTCGATTTTAGATTTGGGATGTGGCAAAGGACATATGGCTCGCAGTTTAATATCAGAAATGGGACCGTATGGAGAAATTGTTGCTGTCGATCCCTCTCCTGAACTGCTTCATGAAGCGGAAAACCGTTCCCAAAGCGACATGGAGCGCCGCATCCAATGGATGATGGGGACGCATCATCATGTGTTTTATCCCGACAACAGCTTTGATCGGATATTAACCGAATTCATTTTGGATGCTTATTATGCCGATGACATTCTCCAGGAAGTTCAACGCCTTATCTGTGATCGTGGACGTGTTGTCTTTTTATGTTATGGAACACCAACTAATCATTTAGCTCGTTTAGCCCGGAGGTTATGGCATTGGATTGTGTCTTATCACCGTTTTGTTGGACTACCTAGCCGGAACTTTTTAAATAATCCTATCGACATTCAGCAGTTAACACGCCTCTTGCCATCCTACAATTTTCAAATCATCAGCTGGCAACAATGGCTGGGTGGGTTTATTTATGGGTTAACCGTTGAATATCACGAACCTAGCACCACAATGAAAATTGATCAAAGTCCTACTCGCATCCAGTAA